The Oryzomonas sagensis genome has a window encoding:
- a CDS encoding MdtA/MuxA family multidrug efflux RND transporter periplasmic adaptor subunit, which yields MPLIGLLAGGGYLYWGGKPVPAAKQGGAKNAPQVVPVVARAAGKADVGVYITGLGNVTPLNTVTVKSRIDGQLMEVRFREGQVVKRGDLLAVIDPRPYQVQLTQAEGQMAHDQELLRNARLDLQRYKLLWQQDSIPKQQLDTQETLVRQYEGTVKVDKGQIDSAKLQLVYSRITAPISGRVGLRQVDAGNIIHASDTTGLVIITQLQPITVVFPVPEDSLPQVLGKFRSGAHLAVEAFDREQKQKLATGQLLTIDNQIDPATGTVKFKAVFPNNDNALFPNQFVNARLLVETRHDSVVVPSSAIQRGSQGTFVYLVKADKTVAIRPVVIGTTQGDDIAITSGLEAGEMVVVDGAERLRDGSRVELREPGRQRGQGGPNGATAPGSPKGQGGQRGAAKGAGQKPGGAQQGTKP from the coding sequence GTGCCGTTGATAGGGCTGTTGGCGGGTGGGGGGTACCTGTATTGGGGCGGGAAACCGGTCCCGGCCGCCAAGCAGGGTGGGGCGAAAAATGCCCCCCAGGTGGTCCCGGTGGTGGCACGGGCCGCGGGAAAGGCGGATGTGGGGGTGTATATCACGGGGCTCGGCAATGTGACCCCTCTCAACACGGTCACCGTCAAGTCCCGTATTGATGGGCAGCTCATGGAGGTCCGCTTCCGGGAGGGGCAGGTCGTCAAGCGGGGCGATCTCCTGGCCGTTATCGACCCGCGGCCGTACCAGGTGCAGTTGACCCAGGCCGAGGGGCAGATGGCCCACGACCAGGAACTGCTGCGGAATGCCCGCCTCGACCTGCAGCGCTATAAGCTCTTGTGGCAACAGGACTCCATTCCCAAACAGCAGTTGGACACTCAGGAGACCCTGGTGCGTCAGTATGAAGGGACCGTCAAGGTGGACAAGGGGCAGATCGACAGCGCAAAACTGCAACTGGTCTACAGCCGGATTACGGCGCCCATCAGCGGCCGGGTCGGCTTGCGTCAGGTCGACGCCGGCAACATCATTCATGCCAGCGATACTACCGGCCTGGTGATCATTACCCAACTCCAGCCTATCACGGTGGTCTTCCCGGTCCCCGAGGACAGCCTTCCCCAGGTACTCGGCAAATTCAGGTCGGGAGCCCATCTTGCCGTTGAAGCCTTTGACCGGGAGCAGAAACAGAAGCTTGCCACGGGGCAGCTTCTGACCATCGACAACCAGATCGACCCGGCCACCGGCACGGTCAAGTTCAAGGCGGTGTTTCCCAACAACGATAATGCCCTGTTTCCCAATCAGTTCGTCAATGCCCGACTGCTCGTGGAAACCAGGCATGATAGTGTCGTGGTCCCCTCCTCCGCCATCCAGCGCGGCTCCCAGGGGACCTTCGTGTATCTGGTGAAGGCCGATAAAACCGTTGCCATTCGTCCGGTCGTCATCGGCACCACCCAGGGGGATGATATCGCCATTACCTCGGGCCTCGAGGCGGGCGAGATGGTGGTGGTGGACGGCGCCGAACGTCTGCGGGACGGCAGCAGGGTGGAACTGAGGGAACCGGGTCGCCAGCGGGGCCAGGGCGGCCCGAATGGCGCAACTGCCCCCGGGAGTCCGAAAGGGCAGGGGGGGCAGCGGGGAGCGGCGAAGGGTGCAGGACAGAAACCTGGCGGGGCTCAACAGGGAACAAAACCCTGA
- a CDS encoding hemolysin family protein, with translation MDTVLVEIFVIAVMIVLNGFFACSEFAIISIRKSRVAQLVDEGDKRASLIEVLQHDPHRLLALVQVGVTVTGATASTMGGIIAVDYLRPWFQNLGIGFLAHAAEPVAVTGMVVIISYLLLILGELVPKAIGLQYSDAIALRVARPISVLARVGSVLVSLLTVSSKAVMRLLRIPANREPFISREEVQHIVAEGQESGVFSETEHEYIRNVFEFSHTCVREVMVPRTRMVALDLAAPRDQVVATLMESMYSRYPVYTGSIEEIAGVVHGKDILGRLVAGEQLDLAAIMLPPVFVPEGKKVNELLKEMQRNRNQMVLVVDEYGGLSGLVTTEDLIEELVGEIEDEHDVGEQPTIMNMEDGSLMVDGLLSVFDLADALEIKVDEELPFETVAGMILQELGRFPLKGETVEWHGYRFLCEEVTQTAVLKVRVTPLPPEQP, from the coding sequence GTGGATACCGTTCTCGTTGAAATATTCGTCATTGCAGTGATGATTGTTCTGAACGGCTTTTTTGCCTGCTCCGAATTTGCCATCATTTCCATTCGCAAGAGCCGTGTCGCCCAACTGGTGGACGAGGGCGACAAGCGGGCAAGCCTCATCGAGGTGCTTCAGCACGACCCCCACCGCCTGCTGGCGCTGGTGCAGGTCGGCGTCACCGTGACCGGCGCCACGGCCTCGACCATGGGCGGCATTATCGCCGTCGACTACCTCCGCCCCTGGTTTCAGAACCTGGGGATCGGCTTCCTGGCCCATGCCGCCGAACCGGTGGCGGTCACCGGCATGGTGGTTATCATCTCCTACCTGTTGCTCATCCTGGGCGAACTGGTGCCCAAGGCCATCGGGCTGCAATACTCCGACGCCATCGCCTTGCGGGTCGCCCGGCCCATCAGCGTGCTCGCCCGGGTCGGCTCGGTCCTGGTCAGCCTCCTGACCGTCTCCAGCAAGGCGGTGATGCGGCTCTTGCGTATTCCAGCCAACCGGGAACCCTTCATCTCCCGTGAAGAGGTGCAGCACATCGTGGCCGAGGGGCAGGAGAGCGGTGTTTTCAGCGAGACCGAACACGAGTACATCCGCAATGTCTTCGAGTTCTCCCACACCTGCGTCCGCGAGGTGATGGTCCCGCGTACGCGCATGGTAGCCCTCGACCTTGCCGCGCCCCGCGACCAGGTGGTGGCCACGCTGATGGAAAGCATGTACTCCCGCTACCCGGTCTATACCGGCAGCATCGAGGAGATTGCGGGGGTGGTGCACGGCAAGGACATCCTGGGACGGCTGGTGGCGGGCGAGCAGCTCGACCTCGCGGCCATCATGCTGCCGCCGGTCTTCGTGCCGGAGGGCAAGAAGGTCAACGAACTCCTCAAGGAAATGCAGCGCAACCGCAACCAGATGGTGCTGGTTGTGGACGAGTACGGCGGCCTGAGCGGCTTGGTCACCACCGAAGACCTGATAGAGGAGTTGGTGGGGGAGATCGAGGATGAACACGATGTCGGGGAACAACCGACCATAATGAATATGGAGGACGGCAGCCTGATGGTGGATGGCCTGCTTTCGGTCTTCGACCTGGCCGACGCCCTGGAGATCAAGGTGGACGAGGAACTTCCCTTTGAAACCGTGGCCGGCATGATCCTACAGGAGCTGGGCCGTTTCCCGCTGAAAGGCGAGACCGTCGAATGGCACGGCTACCGGTTCCTCTGCGAGGAGGTTACCCAGACCGCGGTACTGAAGGTCCGCGTCACCCCCCTCCCCCCCGAACAGCCATGA
- a CDS encoding MdtB/MuxB family multidrug efflux RND transporter permease subunit, producing the protein MNLSRIFILRPVATTLLMIAILLAGAVAYKQLPVSALPQVDYPTIQVRTFYPGASPDVVATSITAPLERQFGQMPGLTQMTSTSSNGCSVITMQFSLELSLDIAEQQVQAAINAASTFLPTGLPNPPVYSKVNPADTPILTLALSSDSLPLPKIEDLADTRFAQKISQLPGVGLVSISGGQRPAVRVHANPTALASYSLTMEDLRSSIATANVNQAKGGFDGPRQSYIIGANDQLYSSKDFRPLVVAYKNGAPVRLSDVADVADDAENVNQAAWMNEKPSVIVNIQRQPGANVIEVVDRIKKLMPQLQGSLPASIKVSVLTDRTNTIRASVRDVQHEMLLAVVLVVLVIFLFLRNFSATIIPSVAVPLSLVGTFGVMYLLGFSLNNLTLMALTISTGFVVDDAIVMIENITRYIEEGESPLQAALKGSQQIGFTILSLTVSLIAVLIPLLFMGDVVGRLFREFAVTLGVTILISAVVSLTLTPMMCARLLKHVPEERQGRFYHASQLFFDRVIAAYGRSLKIVLRHQTATLVIAVGTLVLTVVLYVMVPKGFFPVQDTGAIQGVTEAAQSISFPAMAERQQELARAILKDPAVESLSSFIGVDGINTTLNSGRIMINLKPLAERDASASEVVRRLQADTSGVAGIKLFMQPVQDLTVDARVSRTQFQYTLEDPNTDELKALAPKVIEAMKARPELLDVSSDQQDQGARVVLDIDRNTAARFGITPQNIDDALYDAFGQRLVSTIFTELNQYRVVLAVKQDFRTSPTGLQSVYLRSASGGMIPLSTIARATESVGPLVINRQGQFPAVTTSFNLAPGMSLGTAVTAVEAATEKLGLPASIKGTFQGTAQAFKSSLSNEPLLILAALITVYIVLGVLYESYIHPVTILSTLPSAGVGAVLSLMICRTDLSVIAIIGIILLIGIVKKNGIMMVDFALDAERKEGKPPEEAIYQACLLRFRPIMMTTMAALLGALPLAMGHGVGSELRRPLGISIVGGLIFSQILTLYTTPVIYLAFDRLAQRRGKRRGEERKIKSPDVTTA; encoded by the coding sequence ATGAATCTTTCGCGCATTTTCATACTCCGTCCCGTGGCCACGACCCTGCTGATGATCGCCATCCTGCTGGCCGGTGCCGTGGCCTACAAGCAGTTGCCGGTTTCGGCTCTCCCCCAGGTGGATTATCCCACGATCCAGGTGCGCACCTTTTACCCCGGCGCCAGCCCGGATGTGGTCGCCACCTCCATCACGGCGCCGCTGGAACGCCAGTTCGGGCAGATGCCGGGCCTGACCCAGATGACCTCCACCAGCTCCAACGGCTGCTCGGTCATCACCATGCAATTCAGCCTGGAGTTGAGCCTGGATATTGCCGAGCAGCAGGTGCAGGCAGCCATCAATGCCGCTTCCACCTTTCTTCCCACCGGCCTTCCGAACCCGCCTGTCTACAGCAAGGTCAATCCGGCCGATACGCCGATCCTGACCCTGGCGCTCAGTTCCGATTCCCTGCCTCTCCCCAAGATAGAGGACCTGGCCGATACCCGCTTTGCCCAGAAGATCTCCCAGCTTCCCGGTGTGGGGTTGGTGAGTATCAGCGGCGGGCAGCGGCCGGCGGTGCGAGTCCATGCAAACCCGACGGCGCTGGCTTCCTACAGCTTGACCATGGAAGACCTGCGCTCCTCCATAGCCACCGCAAACGTCAACCAGGCCAAGGGCGGCTTTGACGGCCCCCGCCAGTCCTACATCATCGGCGCCAACGACCAGCTCTACAGCAGCAAGGACTTCCGCCCCCTGGTCGTCGCCTACAAAAACGGCGCGCCGGTACGGCTGTCCGATGTGGCCGATGTCGCGGACGATGCGGAGAACGTCAACCAGGCCGCCTGGATGAACGAAAAGCCGTCGGTGATCGTCAACATACAGCGCCAGCCGGGTGCCAACGTCATCGAGGTCGTGGACCGCATTAAAAAACTGATGCCCCAACTGCAGGGTTCGTTGCCCGCCTCGATCAAGGTGTCGGTGCTGACCGACCGCACCAACACCATCCGGGCCTCGGTGCGCGACGTGCAGCACGAGATGCTGCTTGCGGTAGTGCTGGTGGTGCTGGTCATCTTTCTCTTTCTGCGCAATTTTTCCGCCACCATCATCCCCAGCGTGGCGGTACCGCTCTCTCTGGTGGGGACCTTCGGGGTCATGTACCTCTTGGGGTTCAGTCTCAACAACCTGACACTGATGGCCCTGACCATCTCCACCGGTTTCGTGGTCGATGACGCCATCGTCATGATCGAGAACATCACCCGCTACATCGAGGAGGGGGAGAGCCCGCTCCAGGCTGCGCTCAAGGGCTCGCAACAGATCGGGTTCACCATCCTGTCGCTGACGGTCTCGCTGATTGCCGTGTTGATCCCACTGCTCTTCATGGGCGATGTCGTCGGCCGCCTGTTCCGCGAGTTTGCCGTCACCCTGGGGGTTACCATCCTCATCTCTGCGGTGGTCTCCCTGACCCTGACCCCCATGATGTGCGCCCGACTGCTCAAACATGTGCCCGAAGAACGGCAGGGACGGTTTTACCACGCCTCGCAGCTCTTCTTCGACCGGGTCATTGCCGCCTACGGCCGTTCGCTCAAGATCGTGCTGCGGCACCAGACTGCGACGCTGGTGATCGCGGTCGGCACGCTGGTGCTGACGGTCGTACTCTACGTGATGGTACCCAAGGGATTTTTCCCGGTACAGGATACCGGTGCCATCCAAGGGGTGACCGAGGCGGCCCAATCCATCTCGTTTCCCGCCATGGCCGAGCGCCAACAGGAGCTTGCCCGGGCGATCCTCAAAGATCCTGCCGTCGAGAGCCTCTCTTCCTTCATTGGGGTGGACGGCATCAACACCACACTCAACAGCGGCCGCATCATGATAAACCTGAAGCCGCTCGCCGAGCGCGACGCCAGCGCCAGCGAGGTCGTGCGCCGTTTGCAGGCGGACACATCGGGCGTCGCCGGCATAAAACTCTTCATGCAGCCGGTTCAGGACCTGACCGTCGACGCCAGGGTCAGCCGCACCCAGTTCCAGTACACCCTGGAAGACCCCAATACCGATGAACTGAAAGCGTTGGCGCCCAAGGTGATCGAGGCGATGAAAGCACGCCCCGAACTTCTTGATGTCAGCAGCGACCAGCAGGACCAGGGGGCGCGCGTCGTGCTGGATATCGACCGGAACACGGCGGCCCGTTTCGGCATCACCCCCCAGAACATCGACGACGCCCTCTACGACGCTTTTGGCCAGAGGCTTGTCTCGACCATATTTACCGAACTGAACCAATACCGGGTCGTACTGGCCGTCAAGCAGGATTTCCGCACGAGCCCCACCGGCCTGCAATCGGTCTATCTGCGCAGCGCCAGTGGCGGCATGATCCCCTTGAGTACCATTGCCCGGGCGACGGAGTCGGTCGGGCCGCTGGTCATCAACCGCCAGGGGCAATTTCCGGCGGTGACCACGTCGTTCAACCTGGCGCCGGGCATGTCGCTGGGGACTGCGGTGACGGCGGTGGAGGCGGCAACCGAGAAACTCGGGCTGCCGGCCAGTATCAAAGGCACGTTCCAGGGGACGGCCCAGGCCTTCAAATCATCTTTGTCCAACGAACCGCTGCTGATTCTGGCGGCCCTGATTACGGTCTACATCGTGTTGGGGGTGTTGTACGAAAGCTACATCCATCCGGTCACCATTCTCTCCACCCTTCCTTCCGCCGGCGTCGGAGCGGTGCTGTCGTTGATGATCTGTCGCACCGACTTGAGTGTCATTGCCATCATCGGCATCATCCTCCTGATCGGCATCGTCAAGAAGAATGGCATTATGATGGTGGACTTTGCCCTGGATGCGGAGCGCAAGGAAGGAAAACCACCGGAAGAAGCCATTTATCAGGCATGCCTGCTCCGCTTCAGGCCGATCATGATGACCACCATGGCGGCTCTTCTGGGGGCGTTGCCGCTGGCCATGGGGCATGGCGTCGGGTCGGAGTTGCGGCGGCCGCTGGGCATCTCCATCGTGGGGGGGCTGATTTTCAGCCAGATCCTGACGCTCTATACCACGCCGGTGATCTACCTGGCCTTTGACCGGCTGGCGCAGAGACGGGGAAAACGTCGGGGGGAAGAAAGAAAGATCAAGAGCCCCGACGTTACCACAGCATGA